tattgttagtgAGAAATGTGTAAGGGATGGAGAGTGGTAAGTGagagtgtgaatttttaaatgatttttttataggaagtaggggtgtaggtgggtaaGTAGGTaaatgtgagaaataatataatattggtgaaaatttccatttatagaagcgatgcaagtattaagggacgacccgaaaaggaaagcggtgcgagtattaagggacagagggagtattgatGAAACTGGCTACAGGTTAGAGTTGATGCAATCCGTTATTCACCCGATCCACCCGTTTTAAAAAGAAATGAGGCCATATAAATGGAAGTGGCTATATGTAAGTTGATGCAATCTATTATTCATCCGATCCACCCGTTTCAAATAGAAATGagacttttccactcaaaaataaaataaaaataaagatgcTTATAAATGGACTCATTTCAAATAGAAATGATGCTTATAAATGGACTCATTTCAAATAGAAATGATgctatatattattatatttggctCTATCCGTATCCACCTGTTTCAAATAAAAACGGGTGTTGACcctcatttttattttcttgaataTAAATGGCTATATGTTAGTGTTGATgcaatttttaaaaataaaacatgcATCCGTGTTCACCCGATCCACCCGTTTCTTCCGTGGATAACGGATTGATAAACGGGTGGATACGGATGAAGTTAGCCCAAGTGACATCCCTACCTGAAAGGAAGATACTTTGTTGGTGTTATTGTTATTATCCTCATTTGCTTTATCTTTTAGTCTTGCCATGGACTCGGCCGAGAAATGGAAGAACCTCTCCCGAATCTGAGGTGCTTCATATCGGCTAACAAATTCATCTACTTGTGCAAACGGAAGTAGAATTTGCGGACCATACCCTTCAGGAAACCAACGTTTATGGATGGGCATACGCGACAAAGGTACTTCCTCATAGTTTGAACTATGAATCTCGGACCACATATTCCAAAAATGCCAGAAAGATGTACCATCGACGACAGCATGATTCACGGAACATCCGATGAAAACCCCATCAATAAGCTCAGTCACTTTAACCGTAACCAAAGACATAGAATGACCATCATGGTTAACCGCCCTGTGATGGTCAAAAAACGATTGAACCACAACAGGAACATAGGTTGGTGAAAGTATGTCAGAAATGGTCATATCGACTGAACCATGGATGAACCTTGCTCCCGGACCCTTGTTGCACTCGACGAAAACCAGGCTTTGTCGGTCGTCATTTAGTTTCGTAGATAGTTGACCGGCGAGTGGATAGAAATGGACCAGGGTGAGAGAAAGGGATTCTTTAAGGTGGTGAACAAGTTTGGTGATATCAAAGTTTGATGATGGTTTTTTGAATAAAAGACCCTTTTGGATGTAATGCATAGAGATCATGTATAGATCCATGGGGGATAAGTGGTAAGGTTGTTTGGTTTCATTTACTTCAATTTTTGGGTTGATGAAGCTTTCTGATATTTGTTTGATAGTTTTTGAGctcattttctgatttttggtcTGCTAATTAATGGAGTTTGGGATTGATGGAAGGATTATTGCTGGATTGAAAATGTGTTTGATTTATTTGTAAACGTTTACTAATAATAAATGATTACTTATACTTTGTTTTTTTCGTTTCAGGGTGTAGTTTAACAATaccaaacttttttttttaacccacataattggagatatttacatttaaatattaagtTAAAACgagagaaaaaaattaaaatatactcTCTCTGTTAcggaatactcgatccggtttgaccggcacagagtttaagggacttgaattgacttatttaatttaataggtagtagttgacagtaggatattattttaatgtagttagtgggaggtgggttaagaggttgGGTTGGggaagagtaggggttgaatttttaattattttttgtatggagtagggggtagttgggttaataggggtggagtgagaaataatataatattgttagaatatttccatttatagaaacaggtcaagtattaagggacgacccaataaagaaaacaggtcaagtattccgggacgaaggGAATatctaatttttaaaaaatttaaaatatatctAATATTTAAAACGGAGTGAGTGAGATAGACTTATCACTGATTTAAAAGGATGTGCGTGTGATATTACTATATTAGTCGGAAGCTGCTAAAGTCCTTatcaatcatcatcatcataatatTAGAGGGTAAACATCAATTTTCATTCCCTATTAAAAATAGCTAATTAATATAGCAATCGACAACACGAAAGCtatgggacggaggaagtacatacGAGAGAGTTTAAAAAGTgaaatatactccctctgtatttatttaagggataaacTTGTGTTTTTagaccgtatttatttaagagatacacttgtcatttttagtaacttatcaactccaccatctaattaaataatttatctacctcccaccccacccccacctccTCAAGTGATATGGTCCCcatttgttttacttattaaaatatctatcaaactccacttattttattactttatttcattcaattcttttttttaaGATTCTTGTCCGACCAAGTATAtcatttaaataaatacggagggagtagcaaaCAAAAGGGACAAGTGCTCAATTTGCATTAAATTTCGTATGGATATGGTCGGTCTCACATATCCCACATGACCAAAAACCAAATTGTCCCCGGTTAGACAGGACAAAACCGACACGGGCACCAATCCGACAGCTACTGTGAATCTGCTGCTAGAGTGCTGCTTCCAAGGCCCATTGGAAAAGGCTGAACAAAGTGGAACAAAGGCCCATTGGAAAAGAATGAACAAAGTAGAACAAAGGCCCATTGGAAAAGAATGAACAAAGTGGAACAAAGGCCCATTGGAAAAGAATGAACAAAGTAGATCAAAGGCCCATTGGAAAAGAATGAACAAAGTGGAACAAAGGCCCATGGGAACAATTCACAGCCAATACCCATTGCTTAAACTCAAACCCATCAAGCACCTAGGCCACTCTTGCTTGGTTGGAGTTATTTATGGGGTTTGACAAGAAAATGGTTAAGTAAATGTTAATCGAATATTTGATGTATACGTGAAGTTGTGACGTGTTGAACAACGCTGACTTTAAAGTAAATTACAACCTTATTATAGTGCAATCTGAAATTGATTCTGTCCCTCAAGATTTTACACTGTAATTGGTCTTGATTTTCACTCAAATAACATGAATTAGGAACTCAAAAGTGGCTCGGCACAATGGTTTTAGAAAACTAAAAGACAGAAGAATAGAAAAATGTTTTGTGTATTTTTTTAACAACCAGGGCTATGTTAAAAATGACTTACCTACTCCCTTTCGTACATGGGCTGGAACGAACGAAAATAGGTGGgcttttaaatatattatttcgtTATATCACATATGAAAATATGGGCCTTTTTGACAAGTAGTGGTTAGCTGTTAGCGGTAACGGATTGTATTAACAGTTTTGATTAGCGGTTGATATTAGCTTGTTTGTCTAGCTGATTATTGTGCGGTCAAAAATTTCCACAACCAGATAAAActtcatttttttaatttttttttgacattgaACTTCATAAAGTTACTCCTCCATTCCTAAATTTTTGCCTAGTGTATTTTTCCATACAAACATGTatattctttttacaataaataataaattgaataaaagtgaatgcaaaagAATGATTACCTAATTCATAAATATACAATTATTACTTTCCGAACTTAAGCCTCAGAAACAAAAAGCTAAGTGTAATAGAGTGTAATTAATAATGAGTAAATGGGGAACATTAATGGAGTTTGAGTAACAAAATCAACTAATGATGAAGAAAATGATCcgactttgttttgatttttggagGCGGGTTTCAGATTGGGAAGGTTGTTATTGGCCGTTAATCTTGTGTTACCACCGTAATTCGATGACAACACCATCTTTATGTGcacatatttaaaaaaaaatccgaaataaaagtcaaaacacGGGGCAACACCAGGACCACACACTAGTTTATAATAAAAATGCTTCAAACATTAAATATGATTCCCTCggagtttcctaaaaaaaaactttaaaatcaataaaataaagTGAAAGAATAGAGAAGAGTATCCTAAACCTAGGATTCTCCAAAATCTACTAGAAAACCTTAAAAGTTAAACATTCTCTTTATGCTCTATGTTGTTCCCTACTAGCATTTCCAACAATCTAGCCTCTTTATGCTCTAAATTCTATTGGGGAGAGAAGGAAGGAAATAGGAAAATCTCTTGGATTTCATGGGAGAAAATGTGTAGACAAAAGTTAGAAGGGGGTCTAGGTCGGGTTCACCAAAAATAGAGACTTAAACTTGATAGGCCTTGCTAGGTTGTGCTGGAAACTTGAAAATATATAGGACTAATTGGGCTGCAGAGCTAATGTATGAAAAGTATTGTAGGAATAAGCTGCAACCTGTTAGTTTTAAAAAGGGTTCCCACCTTTAGAAGGGAATTGGGGTGGGATTGGATCTATACAGTAGGAGTTTGAACTGGGAAGTGGGTAATGGGATGGATATAAACCTATGGGAGGATAGATGGTTAGGGAGCGATACCCTTAGAAGCATCTTCATTGATCCTATAAAGCAAAATCAGTATGGTATGAACCTATCCTCCTTCTACCAACCTTCCAATCTAGAGGAGCTTATAGGGTTTTCCTTTCCTACATCTACATGCATCCAAAATAGAATTAAGGCCATAAAGCTTTCCAATTTGCCTGATAGAATTTTCTCCAACTGGTATGCAAAAGGGAAATTTGATTCAAAGCAAGCTAATTATAAGGCTTGTATTGTAGATCCTTTAGACCAATTTGCGACCCATTCTTGTTTACCTACTTGGAAAACTATTTGGAACTCTCCTGGTCatccaaaaatgaaattgtttTTTGTGGCAACTAATGTGGAATAGATTACCAAACAATCAGAACCTGTCCAAAATCATCTTGAACAAGTCACCTTTCTGCCCGTTCTGCCTAGGAGAGATGGAGACCAATGATCATCTGTTTAGGACCTGCCCTAGAGCCCTCCAAGTGTGGGATAAGCTTTCCCCCCCCCCCTTCTCAAACCTTCTATGATATCCAATCTTGGTTCATTGTAAATGTAAAGTCTAGACACAATTCCATTCATCATATTCCTTGGAGTGTGGTGTTCTGTTTTGTTGTCTGGGATATTTGGAAAAGAAGAAATTTTTGGGTTTTTGAAAAACAGAACCAACCAATCCACCATTTAACCAATCACTGCATATAGGTAATGGGCTGCCACTGAATGGTTCTACACCCAGAATCAATCTCCAGGGATCTTAAAGCCCACTCCAACTGTATCATGGGAGAAACCAAGTGTATTTTTCTTAAAAGTTAACTGTGATGCTTCATTTGATGCTCTGTCAAAGGAAACTGGATTGATGTGCAACCATTTGCAGGGATCATACATGCCAATGGAAGGAAGCAATAACATGGAAGGGATACTGCCAATCAGCTTTACAGGCTGATGTTAAAGGCACTGGAATGGGTCAAGAACAAACGGTGGACGAAATGCATTATAGCTACAGACTGCAAACTAGCTTTAGAGGAAATACAACATCAGAATAATTACCAGACGAGGCTAACTAATCTACTAAACAAATGCAGGCAGCGCCTTTGGCAACAAGAAGATATGATTCTGACTTTTGAAGGAAGGGAAGCTAACAAACTAGCAGATGCACTAACCAAGGAGGAAAAAGGAACACATAAATCAAACTGATATTATTTTGTATTAAACTGATGAAACAGGACATTGAGCTTGGCTCTGGTTTTATTGATTGTCAACCTGTTGTAACTAATTCCTCTGCCGAGAGGGGAAACATTGATACTACTTTAAATTATGAGATATAAATAGTTGCTCATTCTTctgcataaaaataaaataaaataacattcTCTTTATTTTTCAACACTGGGTAAGAATCTATTTATTGATGAGGGAACAGAGGAAGTAAAAATCCCGGTCTGTTATGTTTTTGTAAAAACGTaacaacaaaaaaatccaatgaaatggtacatgttttttttATCGAAATGATACATGTTTTAATCGAAATTTTACTTTGTTTTTAATGAAATGGTACTCGATCTTTTTAATGAAATTGTACTCTGTTTAACGAAATGATACTCTTTTGTACTCTTTTTAAAAGAAACAAGATGCAAAGAAGATGCACCGTTGATTTAAATGGgctaaaaaaaatgaatataatGATAACATTAACTAATAACAACCtcattagaagaaaaaaaatctagaAAACAATGGGGTGGGCATGAATTAGAAGttcataaaataattttaacttcCACCCACCTGTAGGAAAATAGTAAAATTCTTCAGAATTGAGAAATTTAGCAAAATAAGTCAAGGAGGAATGTCGGTCTATTAAAATTGTAAACATGTAGGTTTAATAAATAGTCAAATTCACTCGAGAATTATAATCATTTGAAATGTTTCTCATTCTTGATTcaacatactccctctgtatttatttaagggatacacttgccttttccgatcgtatttatttaagagatacacttgccatttttagtaacttatcaaccccaccatctaattaaataatctatttacaccccacccccaccccccatcctctaaaatgacatggtccccacttgttttacttattaaaatatctactcaaccccacttgttttattactttatttcattccattcttttttcttaatatccgtacccgaccaagtgtatctcttaaataaatacggacggAGTAACTGCCAATGTATTAATCAATgtctctaattaaattgttctaAACGGACAAACGGTTAAACTAAAATTGGAAAGGAAATGATGAAATGTTGAGGTGATTTATTATTATGTATTAAATGAAGAATTAATTATGTATTATTGGCCACGTGTCGTCTAAGTGGTAATGATTATGTGTCCGCCACATGTCTTCAAAATGGTGTTGCTTACGTGTCCTTAAAATGAAGctggttttcttttttaaatgctaGGTATTGATGGTGCATGTTTGGCGATGTAATGTGTTTGCTCACACATCACAGCATGCCGCCTCTCCAACCTCGGGGGAAACATGTCCAAGATATGGGAGTAATAATTGTCAGATGATGCACGTTACAAATGAACAGTTGAACTATCATAGTCGAcgactatatatatattacgaGTAGAATTTTTGTATACTCCAATATAAGTAAATCACAAGGCACATCATCATGTACTTAAATTTAAAGGATGCAAATCAAACCAGCTGAATGAACGGCCATAACATAAGTCATAAGGCCAGGTTTTATAATGTTtgtaaaagaaaaatgatgagcAATATTATTACGTACACTCAAGGTTGTCTTCTAATGTTTGTTCTTTATATCCTTCTGTTCCTCGTTAAGCGCTTTTACAGAAAGACCAATATTCAACAGTCGATCGACCGTTACAAGGCGAGCAGCAGAGACAGAAAAGAACATGACGAGAATAGCCATTGATATGAGCAGTGGCGGATCTAGAAATAGTACTAAGTGGGGTCACTATtacaaaattaatgaaaaattaattaaattaggtactccctccgtcccggaatactcgacccggtttgaccggcacagagtttaagggacttgaattgacttatttaatttaataggtagtagttgatagtggggtattattttaatgtagtaagTGGGAAAtttgtaaaggggtggggttgggggagagtaggggttgaatttttaattatttttcaaaaggtcttgcgcgtacaaggtgtacaataaatttattgtgcattaagataacttttacccatttttttgtaactttaacttagttttgattaacttttatattagtaaaaaaaaaggtgatagataaacattttaaagggttaaatgattaattttatacattattagtgattttgaagaaataagtttgattaaaatgaaaaaatttatcactaaaaaaagataacttttacatatataaccttaacttttaagcattttgagttaacttttacttcggtgtacaatatttattgtacaacccttgtaaataagaatttgtgattattttttgtatggagtagggggtaggtgggttaataggggtggagtgagaaataatataatattgttataatatttccatttttagaaacaggtcaagtattaagggacgacccgataaggaaaacaggtcaagtattccgggacggagggagtactttttaaAACGAATTAGtcgaaaattaactaaaattatgcAAATTTTTTTGACCAAGTGGGGTCAAGTGACCCCACTTCCTATACACTGGATCCGCCACTGGATATGAGCACAAAACGCTTTGTGGTGAACTGACCCATTTTTGGCTAGCTTCTTTCTTCACAAGTTTGAGGTTATGGTTTTGAATTATGATGATGAGATGAGATGAGATGAGATGAGTTGAGTTAAGTTGAATTCTGGGTATTAGATGAAGCATTTATATATGTAAGGGCTTTAGTACCAAATGGATTAAAAtgaatataaaatattaatacttACATACATGTATCATGTATGGCTACATCCAAAGATCGAGTTGTACCAATGCTAGCTGTTGGATCAGCTACTTTTCAACATAATCTCTATCGTATGAtcgggtgatgataaaggtcgcaagttgcgatacATTTAgtttgtcgc
This Spinacia oleracea cultivar Varoflay chromosome 6, BTI_SOV_V1, whole genome shotgun sequence DNA region includes the following protein-coding sequences:
- the LOC110791798 gene encoding uncharacterized acetyltransferase At3g50280, whose amino-acid sequence is MSSKTIKQISESFINPKIEVNETKQPYHLSPMDLYMISMHYIQKGLLFKKPSSNFDITKLVHHLKESLSLTLVHFYPLAGQLSTKLNDDRQSLVFVECNKGPGARFIHGSVDMTISDILSPTYVPVVVQSFFDHHRAVNHDGHSMSLVTVKVTELIDGVFIGCSVNHAVVDGTSFWHFWNMWSEIHSSNYEEVPLSRMPIHKRWFPEGYGPQILLPFAQVDEFVSRYEAPQIRERFFHFSAESMARLKDKANEDNNNNTNKVSSFQALSALCWRAIVRANHLPKHQLTSCKLATNNRHRLNPPLSQHYFGNCIGVINTTTTAGELLEHNLGWAASLLHHTVVNHNDKSVRDFFNKWMKSPVVYQPNKQLDCYSVRMTSSPRFDMYGNEFGLGKAVAVRSGNANKLVGSVISYEGCEGGGSLDLEICLSSGLMEALELDEEFMGVVELKK